In one Brassica oleracea var. oleracea cultivar TO1000 chromosome C9, BOL, whole genome shotgun sequence genomic region, the following are encoded:
- the LOC106319112 gene encoding rac-like GTP-binding protein ARAC1 isoform X3 produces MSGSRFIKCVTVGDGAVGKTCLLISYTSNTFPTDYVPTVFDNFSANVVVNGATVNLGLWDTAGQEDYNRLRPLSYRGADVFILAFSLISKASYENVSKKWIPELTHYAPGVPIVLVGTKLDLRDDKQFFVDHPGAVPITNAQGEELKKLIGAPAYIECSSKSQENVKGVFDAAIRVVLQPPKQKKKKGKAQKACSIL; encoded by the exons ATGAGCGGATCTCGGTTCATAAAGTGCGTAACAGTAGGTGACGGAGCAGTGGGTAAAACCTGTTTGCTCATTTCCTACACCAGCAACACTTTCCCTACG GATTATGTACCGACTGTTTTCGATAACTTTAGCGCTAATGTGGTTGTTAACGGAGCCACTGTCAACCTTGGCTTGTGGGATACCGCTG GGCAGGAGGATTATAACAGGTTAAGACCCTTGAGTTACCGCGGTGCTGATGTTTTCATCTTAGCCTTTTCCCTCATCAGTAAGGCTAGTTATGAGAATGTCTCCAAGAAG TGGATCCCTGAGCTGACTCACTATGCCCCTGGTGTCCCAATTGTTCTTGTTGGTACCAAACTAG ATCTTCGGGATGACAAACAGTTCTTCGTTGACCACCCTGGTGCTGTACCTATTACCAACGCTCAG GGAGAGGAACTGAAGAAGCTCATTGGAGCTCCTGCATACATCGAGTGCAGTTCCAAATCACAGGAG AACGTGAAGGGGGTCTTTGATGCAGCGATCAGAGTGGTACTTCAGCCTCCAAAGCAGAAGAAAAAGAAGGGCAAAGCACAAAAGGCCTGCTCCATTTTGTAA
- the LOC106319112 gene encoding rac-like GTP-binding protein ARAC1 isoform X2, with the protein MSGSRFIKCVTVGDGAVGKTCLLISYTSNTFPTDYVPTVFDNFSANVVVNGATVNLGLWDTAGQEDYNRLRPLSYRGADVFILAFSLISKASYENVSKKWIPELEHYAPGVPIVLVGTKLDLRDDKQFFVDHPGAVPITNAQGEELKKLIGAPAYIECSSKSQENVKGVFDAAIRVVLQPPKQKKKKGKAQKACSIL; encoded by the exons ATGAGCGGATCTCGGTTCATAAAGTGCGTAACAGTAGGTGACGGAGCAGTGGGTAAAACCTGTTTGCTCATTTCCTACACCAGCAACACTTTCCCTACG GATTATGTACCGACTGTTTTCGATAACTTTAGCGCTAATGTGGTTGTTAACGGAGCCACTGTCAACCTTGGCTTGTGGGATACCGCTG GGCAGGAAGATTATAACAGGTTAAGACCCTTGAGTTACCGCGGTGCTGACGTTTTCATCTTAGCCTTCTCCCTCATCAGTAAGGCTAGCTATGAGAATGTCTCCAAGAAG TGGATCCCAGAGCTGGAGCACTATGCCCCTGGTGTCCCTATTGTTCTTGTTGGTACCAAACTAG ATCTTCGGGATGACAAACAGTTCTTCGTTGACCACCCTGGTGCTGTACCTATTACCAACGCTCAG GGAGAGGAACTGAAGAAGCTCATTGGAGCTCCTGCATACATCGAGTGCAGTTCCAAATCACAGGAG AACGTGAAGGGGGTCTTTGATGCAGCGATCAGAGTGGTACTTCAGCCTCCAAAGCAGAAGAAAAAGAAGGGCAAAGCACAAAAGGCCTGCTCCATTTTGTAA
- the LOC106319112 gene encoding rac-like GTP-binding protein ARAC1 isoform X4, producing the protein MSGSRFIKCVTVGDGAVGKTCLLISYTSNTFPTDYVPTVFDNFSANVVVNGATVNLGLWDTAGQEDYNRLRPLSYRGADVFILAFSLISKASYENVSKKWIPELEHYAPGVPIVLVDLRDDKQFFVDHPGAVPITNAQGEELKKLIGAPAYIECSSKSQENVKGVFDAAIRVVLQPPKQKKKKGKAQKACSIL; encoded by the exons ATGAGCGGATCTCGGTTCATAAAGTGCGTAACAGTAGGTGACGGAGCAGTGGGTAAAACCTGTTTGCTCATTTCCTACACCAGCAACACTTTCCCTACG GATTATGTACCGACTGTTTTCGATAACTTTAGCGCTAATGTGGTTGTTAACGGAGCCACTGTCAACCTTGGCTTGTGGGATACCGCTG GGCAGGAAGATTATAACAGGTTAAGACCCTTGAGTTACCGCGGTGCTGACGTTTTCATCTTAGCCTTCTCCCTCATCAGTAAGGCTAGCTATGAGAATGTCTCCAAGAAG TGGATCCCAGAGCTGGAGCACTATGCCCCTGGTGTCCCTATTGTTCTTGTTG ATCTTCGGGATGACAAACAGTTCTTCGTTGACCACCCTGGTGCTGTACCTATTACCAACGCTCAG GGAGAGGAACTGAAGAAGCTCATTGGAGCTCCTGCATACATCGAGTGCAGTTCCAAATCACAGGAG AACGTGAAGGGGGTCTTTGATGCAGCGATCAGAGTGGTACTTCAGCCTCCAAAGCAGAAGAAAAAGAAGGGCAAAGCACAAAAGGCCTGCTCCATTTTGTAA
- the LOC106319112 gene encoding rac-like GTP-binding protein ARAC1 isoform X1, translating to MSGSRFIKCVTVGDGAVGKTCLLISYTSNTFPTDYVPTVFDNFSANVVVNGATVNLGLWDTAGQEDYNRLRPLSYRGADVFILAFSLISKASYENVSKKWIPELTHYAPGVPIVLVGTKLDLRDDKQFFVDHPGAVPITTAQGEELMKLIGAPSYIECSSKSQENVKGVFDAAIRVVLQPPKQKKKKGKVQKACSILYSLSLSLSLSLSLSLPFSSEFLRRRNTLGVKVGLNLVVIKFSLSLKRYDFLCFC from the exons ATGAGCGGATCTCGGTTCATAAAGTGCGTAACAGTAGGTGACGGAGCAGTGGGTAAAACCTGTTTGCTCATTTCCTACACCAGCAACACTTTCCCTACG GATTATGTACCGACTGTTTTCGATAACTTTAGCGCTAATGTGGTTGTTAACGGAGCCACTGTCAACCTTGGCTTGTGGGATACCGCTG GGCAGGAGGATTATAACAGGTTAAGACCCTTGAGTTACCGCGGTGCTGATGTTTTCATCTTAGCCTTTTCCCTCATCAGTAAGGCTAGTTATGAGAATGTCTCCAAGAAG TGGATCCCTGAGCTGACTCACTATGCCCCTGGTGTCCCAATTGTTCTTGTTGGTACCAAACTAG ATCTTAGGGATGACAAACAGTTCTTCGTTGACCACCCTGGTGCTGTACCTATTACCACTGCTCAG GGAGAGGAACTGATGAAGCTAATTGGAGCTCCTTCGTACATCGAGTGCAGTTCAAAATCACAGGAG AACGTGAAGGGGGTGTTTGATGCAGCGATTAGAGTGGTACTTCAACCTCCAAAGCAGAAGAAAAAGAAGGGCAAAGTACAAAAGGCCTGCTCCATTTTGTACTCTCTCTCTCTCTCTCTCTCTCTCTCTCTCTCTCTCTCTCTGCCATTCTCTAGTGAATTTTTAAGAAGAAGAAACACATTGGGGGTTAAAGTTGGTTTAAATTTGGTTGTGATAAAGTTCTCTTTATCTTTGAAAAGATATGATTTCTTGTGTTTTTGCTGA
- the LOC106319112 gene encoding rac-like GTP-binding protein ARAC1 isoform X5: protein MSGSRFIKCVTVGDGAVGKTCLLISYTSNTFPTDYVPTVFDNFSANVVVNGATVNLGLWDTAGQEDYNRLRPLSYRGADVFILAFSLISKASYENVSKKWIPELEHYAPGVPIVLVGTKLDLRDDKQFFVDHPGAVPITNAQGEELKKLIGAPAYIECSSKSQEIPEA, encoded by the exons ATGAGCGGATCTCGGTTCATAAAGTGCGTAACAGTAGGTGACGGAGCAGTGGGTAAAACCTGTTTGCTCATTTCCTACACCAGCAACACTTTCCCTACG GATTATGTACCGACTGTTTTCGATAACTTTAGCGCTAATGTGGTTGTTAACGGAGCCACTGTCAACCTTGGCTTGTGGGATACCGCTG GGCAGGAAGATTATAACAGGTTAAGACCCTTGAGTTACCGCGGTGCTGACGTTTTCATCTTAGCCTTCTCCCTCATCAGTAAGGCTAGCTATGAGAATGTCTCCAAGAAG TGGATCCCAGAGCTGGAGCACTATGCCCCTGGTGTCCCTATTGTTCTTGTTGGTACCAAACTAG ATCTTCGGGATGACAAACAGTTCTTCGTTGACCACCCTGGTGCTGTACCTATTACCAACGCTCAG GGAGAGGAACTGAAGAAGCTCATTGGAGCTCCTGCATACATCGAGTGCAGTTCCAAATCACAGGAG ATTCCTGAAGCTTGA